The following DNA comes from Quercus robur chromosome 1, dhQueRobu3.1, whole genome shotgun sequence.
tttgtgaATATAAATCAGAAaagtaacctttttttttgcaCAGAACAGTTATaactatgcaaaaaaaaaaaaaaaatgaaagtaacTGCAGAGTTACTTTCACTATGCCACCCCTGAAGACAATTTGTGATGAATCTCAAAATATGAAAGTAACTGCAGAGTTACATATTGTCATTACCATCATGTTCTATTGTCAGGCTGCAGAGTCATTTGTTTTGATGGTTGAAGTCCTTTCGAATCTTGACCAAGTCTTAATATCTTCTACTGTCACCATGCCCGCCTTGAAGAGTGAAGACAATTTACAATGAATCTGCAAACATGAAAATAACTACAGAGTTACATATTGCATGGTTTTGATTGGCCATTTGTAAGCTTTAACTGATCCAACTGAAACTGTTGGCAATTTTTTGGAAGCAAACCAGGAATTCAAGTGAAAGCATCATTTTCGAAGGCAAGAATGGCATATAATGTGAATTGTAGGCTAGTCCTTATACAATTGAAGAAGGAAGAGGttcgaattttttttcttttcttttttggatcaTCTATTTTGGAATGCGTGAAGGTCAAATTCATGTTACTGTGTTATAGAACAATACCTTGGAATGGTTTGTGATCTAGTTACTTGTTTTGGAATTTAAAATGTTACATTGTTTGTATCagtttacttaaaaaattacatatgaATATATGATTGCATTAGATGCCAAGTCAAGTTGGAGAAAACAATTGAGTTCCATATTTTTCTAATTACATATATgcaaaataactaataaatgattttttgtgTGCATGTGTTGTTCCAGTTTTTTTCCTAGTCTATATCTGTATATAATTCTTACTTGATTTTGAAATATGACTTCCTATTGCCTAATCCAGGTTCACAAGTTGTGCTTGGGAAGTTGACGGTTTCAATGGGAGAGAGAAAAGGTGATGCCATtttcaaacttaaaaataaagttgaagtTTGTCAGGATGCAATCTTGAAACTGATTATAGCTGAATGCATTTGACAGTTTAGCTCTGCTACACCCCCATCAGACCTTACATCTTATTCCTAGCTTGTAGTTGATctacaaaaataattgaatttctCATATTACAAATCTTTTACATCTTTCTAATTCTCTGTTACTCTTCTATCACTTTCTGTGAcgaagtcaaaaaaaaaaaaaaaatctaaagtaaGCTATCCTATTGCCTATGTCATTTAGTTCAATTTGCTGAACGGGGCTGCAGCTCTGAACATTGATTGACTTAGGGCCAATTTAGTTGTTCCCACTCCCATAGAGGTTGTTCTAGACCATCATTCATCTCCCAGTTAAAGCCATCAATCTCTGGGAGATCAACATGGTCTCCTCCCGAGTGAGAATTTTCAGACGAGCTTGTTTTCTCTACCATTGTGGCTTTCTGAGAAGATGTTGCATCCCTGTTATCACCAAGCTGTGGTGTCTCTCTTGTTGACATTTCTGGGCGTCGATCAAATGCTCGAAAGCTTCCAGAAACCACATACACTCGGCACAAACTGAACTCATGCCTCAACTACAGGAAATAAATAGTGGAATAGGATACGATAATTAGAaattctgtttaaaaaaaaaaaaaagtagaaaactaTTTTCCatctttgggaaaaaaaaaaaaacataagcatGGGACTCAATACTCATGTGAGAGAGTGTTATATGCAACTATTACGCAAGACGCCAATACTCAATGAGATATGGTCTCCGGCCCAttgtagaaaaaaagaaaacaaaagaacttTAGCATTGCATATGCACCTTGGGAACTACGGTGCTAGATGAGCTTGGCACTTCTTCAATGGCTCTGTACTCATTCATCTTCCATTTGGTTTTTCTTCCAGTGGGTGCCTTCCCCTTATAGAAAACCATGGTTTTCTTCACTCCAATCACACGATTATCTGACGAATACACATAGCCAGGAGAGCCTGTTGCTTTCCAGTACCCAGATTCTGTAGTTCTGCTGGGTCTTCCTCCCCTAGCTTCTCTTTCTTGTCTTGGTGTAAAGAAAAACCATTGCTCAGTGTCTGCTTGACACATCTCTCCTGAAAGTTCTGCaacacaaataaaaaccaaGTCAGCATACTCACAATACCATTTAG
Coding sequences within:
- the LOC126721215 gene encoding NAC domain-containing protein 90 isoform X2, whose protein sequence is MEQLPPGFRFYPTEEELVSFYLHNKLEGKRPDVQRVIPVISIYDIEPWHLPKLSGEMCQADTEQWFFFTPRQEREARGGRPSRTTESGYWKATGSPGYVYSSDNRVIGVKKTMVFYKGKAPTGRKTKWKMNEYRAIEEVPSSSSTVVPKIHCKLSSLFKAGMVTVEDIKTWSRFERTSTIKTNDSAA
- the LOC126721215 gene encoding NAC domain-containing protein 90 isoform X1, with the protein product MEQLPPGFRFYPTEEELVSFYLHNKLEGKRPDVQRVIPVISIYDIEPWHLPKLSGEMCQADTEQWFFFTPRQEREARGGRPSRTTESGYWKATGSPGYVYSSDNRVIGVKKTMVFYKGKAPTGRKTKWKMNEYRAIEEVPSSSSTVVPKLRHEFSLCRVYVVSGSFRAFDRRPEMSTRETPQLGDNRDATSSQKATMVEKTSSSENSHSGGDHVDLPEIDGFNWEMNDGLEQPLWEWEQLNWP